The following coding sequences lie in one Bacillota bacterium genomic window:
- a CDS encoding IclR family transcriptional regulator encodes MPRSRTRRPGSSHRESPHVQVLDRALTLLETLAREENGLGLVEAANRAQLHPSTTYRLLSTLVSHGFVTHDDETGRYRIGLKAFEVGSSFRPPSELRKLAPGVLRALMSLTGETANLAILERGEATYIDQVESPSLLGMHARIGRRVPVHCTGAGKAILSHLSEEEVDAILAEHGLPAFTPNTITDRDRLMEELRRTRERGYALDNEEIELGVRCVAAPVLDQKGRPVAALSVTGPVTRFHDDRLPMLVNAIRAAAADLSSKLGYRPS; translated from the coding sequence ATGCCCAGATCGCGCACGCGCCGCCCGGGCTCCAGCCACCGCGAGAGCCCGCACGTCCAGGTGCTGGACCGGGCGCTCACCCTTCTCGAGACGCTGGCCCGCGAGGAGAACGGGCTCGGGCTTGTGGAGGCGGCCAACCGGGCCCAGCTCCACCCCAGCACCACCTACCGCCTGCTGAGCACGCTGGTCAGCCACGGCTTCGTCACCCACGACGACGAGACGGGGCGCTACCGCATCGGCCTCAAGGCCTTCGAGGTGGGAAGCTCCTTCCGCCCGCCCAGCGAGCTCAGGAAGCTGGCACCGGGCGTCCTCCGCGCCCTCATGTCGCTGACCGGCGAGACGGCCAATCTGGCCATCCTGGAGCGGGGCGAGGCCACCTACATCGACCAGGTGGAGTCGCCCAGCCTCCTGGGCATGCACGCGCGCATCGGCCGGCGCGTCCCCGTCCACTGCACCGGGGCGGGCAAGGCCATCCTCAGCCACCTGAGCGAGGAGGAGGTGGACGCCATCCTCGCCGAGCACGGCCTCCCCGCCTTCACGCCCAACACCATCACCGACCGCGACCGGCTGATGGAGGAGCTGCGGAGGACGCGCGAGCGCGGTTACGCCCTGGACAACGAGGAGATCGAGCTGGGCGTCCGCTGTGTGGCCGCGCCCGTCCTGGACCAGAAGGGCCGTCCGGTGGCGGCGCTGAGCGTCACCGGCCCGGTGACGCGCTTCCACGACGACCGCCTGCCCATGCTGGTCAACGCCATCCGCGCCGCCGCGGCCGACCTCTCCTCCAAGCTCGGCTACCGTCCCTCCTGA
- a CDS encoding 2-oxoacid:acceptor oxidoreductase subunit alpha gives MKRRDLVWQVGGAQGEGIESAGALFLQIMHEEGYYVASHRHFMSLIKGGHTHYQVRVGSEPLLTPGDQVDILVAFDQASIDHDAGRLHAGSLVLANAAKKPELPEGSPARLVPVDFLALAKQAGGAIMANTVALGATGALLGWGEEALDEYFASRFGRKGEEVVEQNRQAYRLGWEAVHRLGVEPLAMPEKPAPGRRVLLQGDEAMGWGALEAGSRLFFAYPITPASEILQWLAKWLPQVGGAVVQAEDEVAAVNYAVGASLAGQRAWTATSGPGLSLMQEGISIAAMTETPLVIVDAQRGGPATGLPTRPEQSDLNEILYGSHGDQPRIVLSPATTADAFWAIQAAFNAAEKYQCPVIVASDLNLALDVRNVDLEELRRLPIERGLLDLEPGAYAPHTYPRFQLTESGVSPRVLPGVPGKTTTVVGDEHTVEGHITEDAEPRVAQMTKRLRKMEAAAADPELMGEALWTSGPEEAELVLVGFAGTYGPIEEARRALEEEGVRARHVHLRVLRPFPAEALAAELRGKRVLVVEQNAGGQLAGELRRQLGGGDFRSCLKFDGNPFTTAEVLASAREVLGR, from the coding sequence GTGAAGCGCCGCGATCTGGTCTGGCAGGTGGGCGGCGCCCAAGGCGAGGGCATCGAGTCCGCCGGGGCGCTCTTCCTGCAGATCATGCACGAAGAGGGCTACTACGTGGCCTCGCACCGGCACTTCATGAGCCTGATCAAGGGCGGGCACACCCACTACCAGGTTCGCGTCGGGTCGGAACCGCTCCTGACGCCCGGCGACCAGGTGGACATCCTGGTCGCCTTCGACCAGGCCTCCATCGACCACGACGCGGGGAGACTGCACGCGGGCTCGCTCGTCCTGGCCAACGCCGCCAAGAAGCCCGAGCTGCCGGAGGGCAGCCCGGCGCGCCTGGTTCCGGTCGACTTCCTGGCGCTGGCCAAGCAGGCGGGCGGCGCCATCATGGCCAACACGGTGGCGCTGGGTGCCACGGGAGCGCTCCTGGGCTGGGGCGAGGAGGCGCTGGACGAATACTTCGCCTCGCGCTTCGGCCGCAAGGGCGAGGAAGTGGTCGAGCAGAACCGGCAGGCCTACCGGCTCGGCTGGGAGGCCGTCCACCGGCTGGGCGTGGAACCGCTCGCCATGCCCGAGAAGCCGGCACCGGGTCGGCGCGTCCTGCTCCAGGGCGACGAGGCCATGGGCTGGGGCGCGCTGGAGGCGGGTAGCCGGCTCTTCTTCGCCTATCCCATCACGCCGGCCAGCGAGATCCTGCAGTGGCTGGCCAAGTGGCTGCCGCAGGTGGGCGGCGCGGTCGTCCAGGCGGAGGACGAGGTGGCCGCGGTCAACTACGCCGTCGGCGCCAGCCTGGCGGGTCAGCGGGCCTGGACGGCCACCTCCGGTCCCGGCCTCTCGCTGATGCAGGAGGGCATCAGCATCGCCGCCATGACCGAGACGCCGCTGGTCATCGTCGACGCCCAGCGCGGCGGGCCGGCCACCGGGCTGCCCACGCGCCCCGAGCAGAGCGACCTGAACGAGATCCTCTACGGCTCGCATGGTGACCAGCCGCGCATCGTCCTCAGCCCGGCCACCACCGCCGACGCCTTCTGGGCCATCCAGGCGGCCTTCAACGCGGCCGAGAAGTACCAGTGCCCCGTGATCGTCGCCTCCGACCTGAACCTGGCCCTGGACGTGCGCAACGTCGACCTGGAGGAGCTCCGGCGCCTCCCCATCGAGCGCGGCCTGCTCGACCTCGAGCCGGGCGCCTACGCGCCCCACACCTACCCGCGTTTCCAGCTGACCGAGAGCGGCGTCTCGCCGCGGGTGCTGCCCGGGGTACCGGGCAAGACGACCACCGTGGTGGGCGACGAGCACACCGTGGAGGGCCACATCACCGAAGACGCCGAACCGCGCGTGGCGCAGATGACCAAGCGCCTGCGCAAGATGGAGGCCGCGGCGGCCGACCCCGAGCTGATGGGCGAGGCGCTCTGGACCAGCGGGCCGGAGGAGGCGGAGCTGGTGCTGGTCGGTTTCGCCGGCACCTACGGGCCCATCGAGGAGGCGCGCCGTGCGCTGGAGGAGGAAGGGGTGCGCGCCCGCCACGTGCACCTGCGCGTCCTGCGCCCCTTCCCCGCCGAGGCGCTGGCCGCCGAGCTGCGGGGGAAGCGGGTGCTGGTGGTGGAGCAGAACGCCGGCGGCCAGCTGGCCGGCGAGCTTCGGCGCCAGCTGGGAGGCGGCGACTTCCGCTCCTGCCTGAAGTTCGACGGCAACCCCTTCACCACCGCCGAGGTGCTCGCCTCGGCCCGGGAGGTGCTCGGACGATGA
- a CDS encoding DNA repair exonuclease, which yields MSRFKFVHAADLHLDSGLTGLEEAAPEMARAVREATLGALERIVRLCVEEEASFLVLAGDVWDEADRSLVAANRLRDALAELARRGIPAFVASGNHDHEGGWRPRLEWPETVRFFPPGSPASYPVLREGRELARVWGIGYPRREVRENYARLLRRDRETPYAVAVLHANVGGQPGHDAYAPAGLEDLLAGGFDYWALGHVHNRLELRVAAPAIVYPGNTQGRNPRELGPRGCYLVEVEGRESRLRFVPTHGVEWRRLEVAIDGLEDEEALQRALLWAVEEAAAELAGEGRGLIALLRLTGRGPLDASLRRPGLAGELLEELRRRTGGRRPPVWIGRLERETRPPRPLEQLAEEPSFEGELARITREALAGGGVAERFRRALEPLYARGGLARHLAPPDERLAGEELQEALALLLDLLEEERARRAGGGAR from the coding sequence ATGTCCCGTTTCAAGTTCGTGCACGCCGCCGACCTGCACCTGGACAGCGGCCTGACCGGCCTGGAGGAAGCGGCGCCGGAGATGGCTCGGGCGGTGCGCGAGGCGACGCTGGGCGCGCTGGAGCGCATCGTCCGCCTCTGCGTCGAGGAGGAGGCGAGCTTCCTGGTTCTGGCGGGCGACGTCTGGGACGAGGCGGACCGGAGCCTCGTGGCGGCCAACCGCCTGCGCGACGCCCTGGCGGAGCTGGCCCGCCGCGGCATCCCCGCCTTCGTCGCCTCGGGCAACCACGACCACGAGGGCGGCTGGCGGCCGCGCCTGGAGTGGCCGGAGACGGTCCGCTTCTTCCCGCCGGGGAGCCCCGCCTCCTACCCGGTGCTGCGCGAGGGGCGCGAGCTGGCACGCGTCTGGGGCATCGGCTATCCGCGCCGCGAGGTGCGCGAGAATTACGCGCGCCTCCTCCGCCGCGACCGCGAGACGCCCTACGCGGTGGCCGTGCTCCACGCCAACGTGGGCGGCCAGCCGGGCCACGACGCCTACGCGCCGGCCGGCCTGGAGGACCTGCTGGCGGGCGGCTTCGACTACTGGGCGCTGGGCCACGTCCACAACCGCCTGGAGCTGAGGGTGGCGGCGCCGGCGATCGTCTACCCCGGCAACACTCAGGGCCGCAACCCCCGCGAGCTGGGCCCCCGCGGCTGCTACCTGGTGGAGGTGGAGGGGCGCGAGAGCCGCCTGCGTTTCGTGCCCACCCACGGCGTGGAGTGGCGCCGGCTGGAGGTGGCCATCGACGGCCTGGAGGACGAGGAAGCGCTCCAGCGGGCGCTCCTCTGGGCGGTGGAGGAGGCGGCCGCGGAGCTGGCGGGCGAGGGGCGCGGCCTCATCGCCCTCCTGCGCCTGACCGGCCGCGGCCCGCTGGACGCCAGCCTGCGCCGGCCCGGCCTGGCCGGGGAGCTGCTGGAGGAGCTGCGGCGCAGGACGGGCGGGCGCCGGCCGCCGGTCTGGATCGGTCGCCTGGAGCGGGAGACGCGCCCGCCGCGGCCGCTGGAGCAGCTGGCCGAGGAGCCTTCCTTCGAGGGCGAGCTGGCGCGGATCACGCGCGAGGCGCTGGCCGGGGGCGGGGTCGCGGAACGCTTCCGCCGCGCGCTGGAGCCGCTCTACGCCCGCGGCGGGCTGGCCCGCCACCTGGCGCCGCCGGACGAGCGACTCGCGGGCGAGGAGCTCCAGGAGGCCTTGGCCCTCCTCCTCGACCTCCTGGAGGAGGAGCGGGCGCGGCGCGCCGGGGGTGGGGCCAGGTGA
- a CDS encoding 2-oxoacid:ferredoxin oxidoreductase subunit beta: MSVIETRKVTLNDYRAETPTWCPGCGDFGVLRGLQRALVDLQIEPHRVLVVSGIGCSGKLSSYIGTYGFHGLHGRTLPVAQAAKLANPELTVLAVGGDGDGYGIGVGHLVHAIRRNVDITYVVMNNDVYGLTVGQTAPTTPLGRVTRSAPYGSSDNPLSPLGLALGLGASFVAQGFSGHIDHLATILRAAIQHRGFSLVNVFSPCVTFNEEYGYDYLRQRLVDIDADAAYSRLDRMAALRKLAETGGLVEGILFEDPERVPYDQLLPQYKPEVVAGAPRPLSEEERRAVLEGFSLTGR; encoded by the coding sequence ATGAGCGTGATCGAGACGCGCAAGGTGACCCTCAACGACTACCGCGCGGAGACGCCCACCTGGTGCCCCGGCTGCGGCGACTTCGGCGTCCTGCGCGGACTGCAGCGGGCGCTGGTGGACCTCCAGATCGAGCCCCACCGGGTACTGGTGGTCAGCGGCATCGGCTGCTCGGGCAAGCTCTCCAGCTACATCGGCACCTACGGCTTCCACGGCCTGCACGGCCGGACGCTGCCCGTCGCCCAGGCGGCCAAACTGGCCAACCCGGAACTGACCGTCCTGGCCGTGGGCGGCGACGGCGACGGCTACGGCATCGGCGTCGGCCATCTGGTCCACGCCATCCGCAGGAACGTGGACATCACCTACGTGGTCATGAACAACGACGTCTACGGCCTGACCGTCGGCCAGACGGCGCCCACGACGCCGCTGGGCCGGGTGACGCGCTCCGCTCCCTACGGGAGCTCGGACAACCCGCTCTCGCCGCTGGGTCTGGCGCTGGGGCTGGGCGCCAGCTTCGTGGCCCAGGGCTTCTCGGGCCACATCGACCACCTGGCAACCATCCTGCGCGCGGCCATCCAGCACCGCGGCTTCTCGCTGGTCAACGTCTTCAGCCCCTGCGTCACGTTCAACGAGGAGTACGGCTACGACTACCTGCGCCAGCGCCTGGTGGACATCGACGCCGATGCCGCGTACTCCCGCCTGGACCGCATGGCCGCCCTGCGCAAGCTCGCCGAGACCGGCGGTCTGGTGGAGGGCATCCTCTTCGAGGATCCCGAGCGCGTCCCCTATGACCAGCTGCTGCCGCAGTACAAGCCAGAGGTGGTCGCCGGCGCGCCCCGGCCGCTCTCGGAGGAGGAGCGGCGGGCGGTCCTGGAGGGCTTCAGCCTGACGGGACGCTGA
- a CDS encoding aminodeoxychorismate/anthranilate synthase component II has product MILVVDNYDSFTYNLVQALEVAAAGEAVEVVRNDTTSVEQVERMRPRGLLLSPGPGRPEEAGISVELVRALAPRLPILGVCLGHQAVAVAFGARVVRAPEPVHGKTSPVRPLPGTGSPLYEGLPVPFEATRYHSLVVEEGAGGRPAPELEVTAVTEAPGGGHLVMGVRHRKFPCEGVQFHPESVLTPEGMKLLANWVRSLPAT; this is encoded by the coding sequence GTGATCCTGGTCGTCGACAACTACGACTCCTTCACCTACAACCTGGTCCAGGCGCTGGAGGTGGCGGCCGCCGGCGAGGCGGTGGAGGTGGTCCGCAACGACACCACCAGCGTCGAGCAGGTGGAGCGGATGCGGCCGCGCGGGCTCCTGCTCTCGCCCGGCCCGGGGCGACCCGAGGAGGCCGGCATCTCGGTGGAGCTGGTGCGCGCGCTGGCGCCGCGCCTGCCCATCCTGGGCGTCTGCCTGGGGCACCAGGCCGTCGCCGTCGCCTTCGGGGCGCGCGTGGTCCGCGCCCCCGAGCCGGTCCACGGCAAGACGTCGCCTGTCCGGCCGCTGCCCGGCACCGGTTCGCCCCTCTACGAGGGGCTCCCCGTCCCCTTCGAGGCGACGCGCTACCACTCGCTGGTGGTGGAGGAGGGCGCGGGCGGCCGGCCCGCGCCGGAGCTGGAGGTGACGGCGGTGACGGAGGCGCCCGGGGGCGGTCACCTGGTGATGGGCGTCCGCCACAGGAAGTTTCCCTGCGAGGGGGTGCAGTTCCACCCGGAGTCGGTACTGACCCCGGAGGGGATGAAGCTGCTGGCCAACTGGGTACGCAGCTTGCCCGCCACGTGA
- the bshB1 gene encoding bacillithiol biosynthesis deacetylase BshB1 translates to MAGGAAAAAEPVEILAIGPHPDDIELGCAGLLALERRRGHRIGLVDLSRGEMGSRGDAEIRAREAEEAARRLGARFRLNLGLPDTAVRDEPEAARRLALWIRQARPVVVLAPWRSDRHPDHAAAGALAERAVLYAGLRRLELGAPYHVVRALLFYPINEAMERPSFCVDVGEVWEEKVAALEAHASQVGEAGLEIDRRFFGHGGFLEAMEARARQYGRMIGARYAEAYAMRDPLRLQDPLAFFAE, encoded by the coding sequence ATGGCGGGCGGTGCGGCGGCCGCGGCGGAACCGGTGGAGATCCTGGCCATCGGTCCCCACCCGGACGACATCGAGCTGGGCTGCGCCGGGCTTCTGGCGCTGGAGCGCCGGCGCGGGCATCGCATCGGGCTGGTCGACCTGAGCCGCGGCGAGATGGGGAGCCGGGGGGACGCGGAGATCCGCGCGCGGGAGGCGGAGGAGGCGGCGCGCCGGCTGGGCGCCCGCTTCCGCCTCAACCTCGGCCTCCCGGACACGGCCGTCCGCGACGAGCCGGAGGCGGCGCGCCGCCTGGCGCTCTGGATCCGGCAGGCGCGGCCCGTGGTGGTGCTGGCGCCGTGGCGGTCCGACCGCCATCCCGACCACGCCGCGGCCGGCGCGCTGGCGGAGCGGGCCGTCCTCTACGCGGGCCTGCGCCGCCTGGAGCTGGGGGCGCCCTACCACGTGGTGCGGGCGCTGCTCTTCTACCCCATCAACGAGGCGATGGAGCGGCCCAGCTTCTGCGTCGACGTGGGCGAGGTCTGGGAGGAGAAGGTGGCGGCGCTCGAGGCGCACGCCTCGCAGGTGGGCGAGGCGGGGCTGGAGATCGACCGCCGCTTCTTCGGGCACGGCGGCTTCCTGGAGGCGATGGAGGCGCGGGCGAGGCAGTACGGGCGCATGATCGGCGCCCGCTACGCCGAGGCGTATGCGATGCGGGACCCGCTCCGCCTGCAGGACCCGCTGGCCTTCTTCGCGGAGTAA
- a CDS encoding AAA family ATPase, giving the protein MRAEAGEGRSGPADRGAWGAWGLRLRALSVARFGALRDLRLGPLGPGLTILAGPNEAGKSTLLAFWVGMLYDLPPLSRGGEPVNLYRPEPADGWGGEVELESPLGPLLLGRRFHEKRGRGRLWLERDGVTLEAAEAEAELARLLGRMERSDYTAVFAFSLAELADLRQLAAGEVGRRIYSAGFGAAEIPAVEQRLEQERNAIWRPQGRTGRELNRLLLELADIERRLAAARGELEQLEPLRRERAETEAELRRLEPELAEAEAEARQLARLLDLRPRWREWRRLAQEVERERGLAALPADAVERLEELRRRRERLEERRRRLAEAVAAEEAVLAEPLPAAVLEAAGEVEALLGEWPEQERRLAGAAQLEAELAETERRLEQRAARLGLDPAALEGVVERRPEADEEEGRRHAREALKARERAEALRGQMQQLELAGAEAAAALPAGAGTGALLARAAAGGLGLAGLVALAARLLGGPAWAGWLGLLALAAALAVALAPAGWREAELRRSLETERLRWRSRRERLAEALAAAVREEEQARARLAAWCGRVGIPRGLPAEELEAWLMEAREARDEMARRRRQRERLEALRAEAEAFRRRLAALAGRVGAAAEPAALRQRLEAARGQLQRRERAAAELRRLEAERRQLEAEAAEVEAGVRALLERGGVSDEAELPAVAARAARWREEAARLATLEGELRAGALELWPAAGDPLAELGERLAAGGDELESRQAAAAGRAEALRLRLAQAQRRLGELGLRAEQLERSRRVAELEDEEARLRAHVEERAAAWRRLTLAAELLAAGRERFERERQPGVIRSASRLFERFTGGRYQGVSLSLGERLPRLHPAAPGAAPLEPWQLSRATQEQLYLAMRLAYIEEVRRSGGSLPVVIDDALVDFDPARLGAALRALGEFAEGQQVLLFTCHPHVVEAARREVPGARVLELG; this is encoded by the coding sequence GTGAGGGCGGAGGCGGGGGAGGGGAGGTCCGGCCCGGCGGACCGGGGCGCCTGGGGCGCCTGGGGCCTCCGCCTGCGCGCGCTCTCCGTGGCGCGTTTCGGCGCCCTGCGCGACCTCCGCCTCGGCCCCCTCGGGCCGGGGCTGACGATCCTCGCGGGTCCCAACGAGGCGGGAAAGAGCACGCTCCTCGCCTTCTGGGTGGGGATGCTCTACGACCTGCCGCCGCTCTCCCGGGGGGGCGAGCCGGTCAACCTCTACCGGCCCGAGCCGGCGGACGGGTGGGGCGGCGAGGTGGAGCTGGAGAGCCCGCTGGGGCCGCTCCTCCTCGGCCGCCGCTTCCACGAGAAGAGGGGGCGCGGGCGCCTCTGGCTGGAGCGCGACGGCGTCACGCTGGAGGCCGCGGAGGCCGAGGCGGAGCTGGCCAGGCTGCTGGGCCGGATGGAGCGGAGCGACTACACCGCCGTCTTCGCCTTCTCGTTGGCCGAGCTGGCCGACTTGCGCCAGCTCGCCGCCGGCGAGGTGGGGCGGCGGATCTACAGCGCCGGCTTCGGCGCCGCCGAGATACCCGCCGTGGAGCAGCGCCTCGAGCAGGAGCGGAACGCCATCTGGCGCCCGCAGGGCCGCACGGGGCGGGAGCTGAACCGCCTCCTCCTGGAGCTGGCCGACATCGAGCGGCGGCTGGCGGCGGCGCGGGGCGAGCTGGAGCAGCTGGAGCCGCTCCGGCGGGAGCGGGCGGAGACGGAGGCCGAGCTCCGCCGGCTGGAGCCGGAGCTGGCCGAAGCCGAGGCGGAGGCGCGGCAGCTGGCACGGCTCCTCGATCTCCGCCCGCGCTGGCGCGAGTGGCGGCGGCTAGCCCAGGAGGTGGAGCGCGAGCGGGGGCTGGCCGCGCTCCCGGCCGATGCGGTGGAGCGGCTCGAGGAGCTGCGCAGGCGGCGCGAGCGGCTGGAAGAACGGCGCCGGCGGCTGGCGGAGGCGGTGGCGGCGGAGGAGGCGGTGCTGGCCGAGCCCCTTCCGGCCGCCGTCCTGGAGGCGGCGGGCGAGGTGGAGGCGCTCCTCGGCGAGTGGCCCGAGCAGGAGCGGCGCCTCGCCGGCGCCGCGCAGCTGGAGGCGGAGCTGGCGGAGACGGAGCGGCGGCTCGAGCAGCGCGCGGCGCGGCTCGGGCTCGATCCGGCGGCGCTGGAAGGAGTGGTCGAGCGCCGGCCGGAGGCGGACGAGGAAGAGGGTCGCCGCCACGCGCGCGAGGCGCTCAAGGCGCGCGAGCGCGCGGAGGCGCTGCGCGGGCAGATGCAGCAGCTGGAGCTGGCCGGCGCCGAGGCGGCGGCGGCGCTGCCGGCGGGCGCCGGAACGGGAGCCCTCCTGGCCCGCGCGGCCGCGGGCGGGCTCGGCCTGGCGGGGCTCGTCGCCCTGGCGGCCAGGCTCCTGGGCGGACCCGCCTGGGCGGGCTGGCTCGGCCTCCTGGCCCTCGCGGCGGCGCTGGCCGTGGCCCTGGCGCCCGCCGGCTGGCGCGAGGCGGAGCTCCGCCGCTCGCTGGAGACGGAGCGGTTGCGCTGGCGGAGCCGGCGGGAGCGGCTGGCGGAGGCGCTGGCCGCGGCCGTGCGGGAGGAGGAGCAGGCGCGTGCGCGCCTCGCCGCGTGGTGCGGGCGCGTCGGGATCCCGCGGGGGCTTCCTGCCGAAGAGCTGGAAGCCTGGCTGATGGAGGCGCGCGAGGCGCGCGACGAGATGGCGCGCCGGCGGCGGCAGCGCGAGAGGCTGGAGGCGTTGCGCGCGGAGGCTGAGGCCTTCCGGCGGCGACTGGCCGCGCTGGCCGGGCGGGTCGGCGCGGCGGCCGAGCCGGCGGCCCTGCGCCAGCGGCTGGAGGCGGCACGCGGCCAGCTCCAGCGGCGCGAGCGGGCCGCGGCGGAGCTCCGGCGGCTGGAGGCGGAGCGACGCCAGCTGGAGGCGGAGGCCGCCGAGGTGGAGGCGGGTGTCCGGGCACTGCTCGAGCGGGGCGGCGTATCGGACGAGGCGGAGCTGCCGGCGGTGGCCGCGCGGGCGGCCCGCTGGCGGGAGGAGGCCGCCCGCCTGGCCACGCTGGAGGGCGAGCTGCGCGCCGGCGCGCTGGAGCTCTGGCCGGCGGCCGGCGACCCGCTGGCCGAGCTGGGCGAGCGGCTGGCCGCCGGCGGGGACGAGCTGGAAAGCCGGCAGGCCGCCGCTGCCGGACGCGCCGAGGCGCTCCGCCTCCGGCTCGCCCAGGCCCAGCGGCGGCTGGGCGAACTGGGCCTGCGCGCCGAGCAGCTGGAGAGGAGCCGGCGCGTGGCCGAGCTGGAGGACGAGGAGGCCCGCCTGCGCGCGCACGTCGAGGAGCGGGCGGCGGCCTGGCGCCGCCTCACCCTGGCCGCCGAACTCCTGGCCGCCGGTCGCGAGCGCTTCGAGCGCGAGCGCCAGCCTGGCGTCATCCGCAGCGCCTCCCGCCTCTTCGAACGCTTCACGGGCGGCCGCTACCAGGGGGTGAGCCTCAGCCTCGGCGAGCGCCTGCCGCGCCTCCACCCTGCCGCCCCCGGGGCGGCCCCGCTCGAGCCCTGGCAGCTGAGCCGCGCGACCCAGGAGCAGCTCTACCTGGCCATGCGCCTGGCCTACATCGAGGAAGTGCGGCGGAGCGGGGGCAGCCTTCCGGTAGTGATCGACGACGCCCTCGTCGACTTCGATCCGGCGCGGCTGGGCGCCGCTCTGCGGGCGCTGGGCGAGTTCGCGGAGGGGCAGCAGGTGCTCCTCTTCACCTGCCATCCGCACGTGGTCGAGGCCGCCCGGCGGGAGGTGCCGGGGGCGCGCGTGCTGGAGCTGGGGTGA
- a CDS encoding FAD-dependent oxidoreductase: MLGPLFRQADLVVVGGGPAGATAALYAARADLDVVVVDKGLTSGALGMTGRVENYPGLPGATGAEIVESIRRQAAAFGADFVQAQAIGVDFAGEMKTVYTSQGDYRARAVILATGAMARARRVPGEEEHVGRGVSYCATCDAAFFRDRRVAVVGGSDEAVEEALFAATFASELLLLVPEREPKARPELLGRLEQLPHVRLLPGHRLLAVVGDGRQMEGIRVRTPSGEEKMLEVAAVFVYLQGNRPETGFLGEAVRLTPAGCVEVDENLETSVAGVYAAGDLLCGGVKQAVLAAAQGARAAIEAERRLRGRALARVDWK, encoded by the coding sequence ATGCTGGGACCCCTGTTCCGCCAGGCCGACCTGGTGGTGGTGGGCGGCGGCCCGGCCGGGGCCACGGCGGCGCTCTATGCGGCGCGGGCCGACCTGGACGTCGTCGTCGTGGACAAGGGGCTGACCAGCGGCGCCCTGGGCATGACGGGCCGCGTGGAGAACTATCCCGGCCTGCCCGGAGCCACGGGGGCGGAGATCGTCGAGTCGATCCGCAGGCAGGCGGCCGCCTTCGGGGCCGACTTCGTCCAGGCCCAGGCCATCGGCGTCGACTTCGCCGGCGAGATGAAGACCGTCTACACCTCGCAGGGCGACTACCGCGCGCGGGCGGTCATCCTGGCCACCGGCGCCATGGCGCGGGCGCGCCGGGTGCCCGGCGAAGAGGAGCACGTGGGGCGCGGCGTCTCCTACTGCGCCACCTGCGACGCCGCCTTCTTCCGCGACCGGCGCGTGGCGGTGGTGGGGGGGAGCGACGAGGCGGTGGAGGAGGCGCTCTTCGCCGCCACCTTCGCCTCGGAGCTGCTCCTCCTCGTCCCCGAACGCGAGCCCAAGGCCCGGCCGGAGCTCCTGGGCCGGCTGGAGCAGCTGCCCCACGTCCGGCTGCTTCCGGGCCACCGCCTGCTGGCGGTGGTGGGGGACGGGCGGCAGATGGAAGGGATCCGCGTCCGCACTCCGAGCGGCGAGGAGAAAATGCTGGAGGTGGCGGCCGTCTTCGTCTACCTGCAGGGCAACCGCCCGGAGACCGGCTTCCTGGGCGAGGCGGTCCGGTTGACGCCGGCCGGCTGCGTCGAGGTGGACGAGAACCTGGAGACCAGCGTGGCGGGCGTCTACGCCGCCGGCGACCTGCTCTGCGGCGGCGTCAAGCAGGCGGTGCTGGCCGCCGCCCAGGGCGCCCGCGCCGCCATCGAGGCGGAGCGGCGGCTGCGCGGCCGCGCGCTCGCCCGCGTCGACTGGAAGTAG